GAAACATTGTATGCTATAGTATGAATGTTATaaagaatgtttttatttaatgaagatcattaaatagcacacaaagttCTAAATTTTTTATGAAGTGTTTGTGGAATCATTTATTGCAACTGCGGTTGAGTTCAGATGACAGTGGTGGTTTGTAGTGTGACTGCGGTAGCGTAAGATGAAGGAACACTCGATAAGAAGAATTACGCATGAAGTAAGCAATTTTTGTATGTTGTAGTAAGTGATGGTCTCATTACTCCACTTCTTTTTTGACCTAACTTGGCAGCTTATGGGCTTTATATGGGCTAAAGGAGGGATTTTGTAAGAATTTAAATGGCTTCTCAAATTTTATGTCGAATGCAAACATTAATTTAGTGATTTTAGTAGGTTGTGATTGTCTGATATACCTATTCAATAAATTGGggtattttataaaatttgggcATTGATTAGAATTTTCAAAATTAACCATTCAAAATAATATTTGTTATGATTTAATCCTTGAGAGACCTAATCTCATCTGTACACTGGAGACGAAGTGGAACAAGTAAGCGTTGAGACAAGTAAAAAAAAAGTCTATGATGTTCGCCACTATCTTTAATtttggtttatttatttatttattcaattaaatgcttttggaaaattttCTATAAAGATTTTTTTCCGAATACTTGTAATAATTAGATGTTATTGTTTGCACTCCATCTGTTTGATTAAATGCATCTAAATGTTTTACTTATTATGTTTTAGGCTTTTGCAGGTTAACAACATGATAACCaagtttaatcacatgtgatcaaatacttataatcacatttgattcaaTACACGATACCAACTATTAAATTGAAAACATATACTCACATATGGTTAAATATATGAGaaaaattaatcatatgtgattaaatacacataGTCACATACGATTAAATATATTAAAGTTTttttaatcgcatgtgattagatacatataatcatatgtgattatataaaaGAGAACAACTATTAAATCAAGAACATGAAAACAAATATTTTCcacatcaatcatatgtgattaaatacacataaTTACATATGATTACACGAGACCAACTATAGAATCAAAAATGCGAAAATGAATATtgttcatataaatcatatgtgattaaatacatataatcacatgtgattatatgtatcaagtcacatatgatttatgtggacaagattcattttcgtATTCTCGATTTAATATTTATTCTTTGtccactttaatcatatgtgattaaatacatgagaacaCTTATTTAATCAAGaaactaaaaaaattattttacatataaatcacatatgatttatgtgcacAAAATTCGGTTCCGCATTCTTGATCCAATAGTTATTATTTGTCTACATTAATCATACGTGATTaagtatatataatcacatgtgattaaatacatgtaaaatattattgaattaacacaaaaatgaatattgtctacCTTTATCATATGTGATGAAATACTTATAATCTCATGTGATTAAATACAGGAGAAAATAATTGATCGATAATGCAAACTTGaattttgtccatataaatcatatgttattagatacatataatcacatgtgattaaatacatgagacaATTATTGAATAAAAACGCGAAAACAAATtgtgtccatataaatcatatgtgattggatacatataatgaTATGTATTCAATCACATATGACTTATATGGACAAAATTTGTTTTCGTGTTTTCAATTCAATAAattttttcatgtatttaatcacattcaattatatgtatctaatcacatataatttatacGAATGAGATTTGCTTTCGCGTTCTCGGTTTAATAGTTGTTCTTTGTCCacgttaatcatatgtgattaaatacatataatcacctacgattaaatacatataatcacctatgattaaatacatgaaaatatTTGTTGAAGAGAAAATGCGAAAATAAATCTTgttaatataaatcatatatgattagagaCATCATATATATAATCACGTGTGATTATATATATGAGAACAACTGTTGAATCAAACTCCAAAAAATAAATCTTTTCCACAtacatcatatgtgattagatacatataatcatatgtgattaaatctAAGAAAACACCTAATGAAACGACCACGAGAAAATGCATATTGTTCACATGAATCATATGTtattataacatataatcacatgtgattatatatgtcTAATTGCATGTGATTATATatgtctaatcacatgtgatttatgtggataaaatacattttgttattctcgtgtatttaatcatatgtgagtataggtatataatcacatataatttatttAGACAAAAAACCCAATCTTATCCATaaaaattatatgtatatatataatcgCAAATGGTGGTAGGGGTGTTACTATCCGGTGGTGGTAGTggatgggtggtggtggcagctggtggtggtggtggtttttgtAGGTGATGGGTGATGATAGCGGCCAGCGGTGATGATAGGTAATTGAGGCGGGAGGTAGTGATGCATGGTGGTGGGTGGGTGGTTGTGTTAGTGGATGGTGTTTGGTGGTAGTGGCAGGTGTTTGTAATgttggtaggtggtggtggttgttggtaGTGGTGGGTGCTGGTGATGGGTGATGGTTGATAGTGGGTTTGATGGTGGTGTATGGTAGTGATGGTGGTGGGTGATGAGTGGTATTGGTAATGGAatgtggtggttgtggtggtttTGATGGGTGATGAGTGGGGTAGTGGTGATAGGTGGTGAGTGGTGTAGGTTAGTGGTGGGTCGTAGGTGGTGGTGATAATGGGTAatggaggtgggtggtggtgataggTCGAGGTGGGTGGTGGTAGTGGTCAGTGTTAATGGTGGTGGTCTTAGTGGGTGGTGGGTGGGGGTGGTTGTCCCAGGTGATGGTGATTGGTGGTGAATGTGGGTAGTGGTGATGAGTAGTGGTGGGTGGTttggggtggtggtgatgggtggtggcggTTGGTGGTAGTGGCGTGTAGTGGTCATaatggtgggtggtgggtgggtggtggAGGTAAGTGGTTGTGGTTGGTGGGTGAtggttttggtgggtggtggGGTGGTGGTAATGGTGTTGTGCGGTGGTTTTGGCGGGTGGTGGGTGGGTGCGGTGGTAgcgggtggtgggtggtgggtggtggtttcTGTGGGTAGtaggtgggggtgggggtggcgggtggtggtgatgggtgatgGTGGTGGTCGTCGTGGTTGTGTTGGTTCAATATtcccaagaatcattatggagtgatattgctaataatatattatactacagggtcacacctttatctacttggcacattttgtatatttatttttaatgtgaTTATTAATAAGTAGTAAcaattcttgtattttaattaaggaataattattgttttgtgaaaataatagtTATAAGAGAGTATTACTAGTTATTAGTTCATATGGTAagattaataagtcatgcacaacattttgtaCTAGTTGGATTcgtttgtcttttacctaaagacaaagtttatattttataaacttagagtttataaaaaataaagaatcttTCTTTTAAAGAAGCATGGCCAAAACATAATGATTGTGTGGGAGGTTGCTTTAAAGGCTACCATTACTTTAGATTATGTTAACGGTTAGACCTTACCTCTCATGCACTATATAAGAGTGTCTTATGTATTAGAAATATGCAATTTTTGATCTTCTTTCTTCCCTGTTTCTTCTCTCTAAACCGTGTCTATGAAGAAGCACCAAACCTTTGAAGTTTGGTGCTTTAGTTTGGTGTTTAGATGACCTATTGAGTTGTTCCCTTTAGTGCTTATTtaagttaagcacttaaaggtTTAAGACATGCaacaatacaagaaggaactagcattccaagtgccttactATTGATGGATGATACCTGTAGAGAAGATCATACACTTTGATCttttgttatcttcatcaacaccccaaaaccaagtgggttcaaaggcttcaaaggttatctcTAAAACGTCCTATGATTGGTTtttttcattctaacctctataaatggatccatgatggtgtggttttgttatgaactaaaaataaacttgttatttttaaagtctttCGTTGtcggtttttgtgaaaaaaaaaaactgttatttcgtatcaaaacctaacagtggtattagagccatcttttatatgttacaatgattttttatgtttgataatctttggtttttggaaaacaagcGTGGATTTCTTTTGGTTAAGAAAAATCCACATTTGTCTTCTTTGGCAACTTCTTGcttaaaattgtttatatatatatatatatatatatatatatatatatatatatatatatatatatatatatatatatatatatatatatatatccattttttatgcattttggttatataaaaattttgttaaaaaaacaaatatatgtttcttataatatttaatatgttgttggtTATAAACAGGCCATTTGAACCTTTGTGTTGGTTTTGGTTgacatttatttattcataagatgtGATAGATAAATATGTATGTtttcatttgttgatttgttgtaataaattagttagactaGTTGTATTTATTTGAAATATAACAAGATGAAGAAATTACCACATTGAAGATGACTTAACTACTTAAGACCATAATTCCAACCATGAGCTTCTACTCTTGGTTTTGGGCTTAATTATAGTTTTAATGGTTTAAGTGTTCCAACCTTCACAACATGAAGACTTCAAGACCTTTTGCAAGAAAGAGTTGTCTTGGAAAGTGGGAGCTTCAGGACCTTTTGAAATGTACCTTTAGTCCTTTAGTAAAAACTTAATAATTCTTATGATGGCTCACAAAAATTGTTAGTAGACATGACTTGGTTTATACACATTATAATGCATgtttgtgatgtttattttatgttaaatgcatgttattttttatgtttgaaaattgttttgacaTGTCAAATAAAATTTTTTCATAAGATAATATcacttggagtttgagtaaaaaatatttaaaagataacataaaatgtttataaatgggtatttataaaaatgttttaccGGTTACCGGTTAAAACTCAATGTTTgttgaaaatagttttattgtaaaacttataaatacccaactataaaatatttgaaatggttTAAAAGATGTTTAAACCTTATATGAACTGCatgtatttataataaataatgagtttttattaaaaagactaaaatcgGTTTACAACGTTATAACGACAAATAATAAAACGAGTGATTATTTTTGCGTcgaaacttaatatatgatattaatgttttaaacataacacaacatgttgatattatgtttaATGCATGCCAAATCTGAtttaaaacataagtattatcacccaagttttggtttatcaaaatatgacttttatcataggatgcataaaattgagtttataaaataaaatgaatttattCTATAAATTCATGAAGTGATAAGTTTTTGATTATTAAAAGGAGATTTGAAATAgtaatctaataactcatccaaaactccaagtcttaagtataaaataattttttattaaaacggTTACCGATTCTTAAAACTGATCTTCAACTAAACTTTAAAATACATAATTTTAGTTTTGTAATTGATCGTGgttaatgaaaaataaaataaagttttatttgGCACCAAAAGAACCTCATAACAattaatatgaattttacaaaagggtacatgaattgttggatACATGTAATATTCAGGAGaccatgtttttataaactataattgtaaaacatatataaacccATATTTACAAAACTTCAAATATATGCAATCCATTTAAAATTCACTTGGGATTTTTTGTGccaatcatatgggttttagagTCACCTTATTCATTTGAGTTAAAATAAATAGTCAAGGTGTTTTTGTATTTGTTTATGaaataaaggtcacctaaccatttgTGAATTAGAACTCACATCTTTTTTCATATGATGATTTGATCAATTTTTTATGTGATAAAGGTTGCCTAAGCATAAGAGTTTTAAAGCATAGATAGGATAAACATGTCAAACTAAACAATGGTTGTTTAGGATCACATAATCTAGGAGTTACATATCGTATGCAATTGGTAATCGCTACCTACCGAGTTTGATTAAGTTTATGGGATAAAGGTCGCCTAACCATTTACTTGTTTCattacttggatcctagactttaataaattaatgttttaagaaACAATATAAGGTATTAATTTATAAAGcctaaatatttaaaatactaaatgaaactttGTTAAATTCTGTTGATAATTGTTAATAAATTTACGCCATGCAAAATCTCTTTCTTGTTGAGTTTCAAGAGACGGTAACATTTGATGGTTATAATTACTATAACTGGTATAATATCTTGAGGTTCTACCTTTAAgataaatagaaattatatatatatatatatatatatatatatatatatatatatatgtgtgtgtgtgtgtgtgtgtgtgtatatatatatatatatatatatatatatatatatatatatatatatactcaaatATCTCATACCTGAATAACCTCTGCAACCAGTTAGTCTGATCATGATACTTTGATGAAAGTATTATTGTGATGATTTTGATATGTCTCACATCATACTAAAAAAATTAACCATGTCTTGCATaaagtcttggataattatgaaacatatcaAATGTCTCAACAAGTAAAGCAGATATTCAATCAGAACTCTAGAAATAGCTTCAAGTCTATTGAAGCATTGAATAAAAGGAAGTCTAATAGATTGTGCACTCATATAGACTTATAGTTCCGTTAagggaaatacaacataaacGCAAAAATCAAGAAAGGACGAAATGATTAGTGTTGTTTCTATTGTGGAAAAAACTAGACACTAAAGGAGGAATTGCTCCTCTCATCTCATCGAGCTGAAGACGTCTGACTTGGACATTTGTATGATAGAACTATATATTTTTCCATCATTCACTTGAGTATGTAATACTTCATGTCacactaataattgatattatgtgttgATGATTGTAAGAAATAATCAACTGATAACAAACGACTGATATTTTGTGTTGAACATATAACAAGTGTCGTTATATTCTTATATTTAAACAATAGATGTATTGTACCTATCCTTATAGGGACATGTTACAGTTGTAATTTATGAATAAATCAAGATTTACTTATCGTATAGtggatgttcacattcatgttATGAAACGATGTATTCCGTGTTAaagaatattttctcataatattatttatgaagtaaatctataaTCTTTCATTGAATTAATAGTTCTGATCATAACACCTatataatcaaatgatatttgattggaacttatctatgtcataatcatcatgataatataaataagaaatacatataccaacttcaaaaAGGATGGAATTTTTTAAGGCAAATGAGCTTGATTCATTTAATATATGtaaatcatatttatatgggAAGATGATTCACAAGTGTCTCTATCTATTAGTAGTTAAAGAACAAAAGGCTTGACAAAGAGTTATACATAAGTGATGTGTGTAATCTTTTTCAatccatgaatagatttggtgataGATTTTTATTCAATTTCACTGACGACTTTTATTCGTTATTGATGAAACCtttgatttgcttaaattgtttCATAGTGAAGATTGAAATACAACTTAATGAGATCATCATTAACCTTTCGTAGtgataaagaaaatggtttttaTAAACTAAGACTTCTTGGAACATCTTGGGAGTTGTGGAATTGATTCACAACTCATTCCGTCAAAAACACTCACTCGTCATTAGTATGGTTTTTATGGCACAGGATCACCTGGTTACTTGAATCTATATTTTGATATTTGAGGTAGCCTTTGAATTCTCTAGTGGGATAGGGTCACCTGACCATTAGCCGAATATCGATAGTACGAGTTTTTTAAGTGGATAAAAAATAGACCTTTCAGTCTATTGTATGATGTTTTAAAAGAACTAGTTACCTTATAAAATTTTAGAATAATGCTCACTGAAACAAatatatattcaatatatatttCCAACCAAACAAGTGGATTTGATAGTTATATTAGACTAAGGATGAAATAGTTTATCCTTATCTGAAAGGTATAGAGTGATAGAACTCATGTTGGACAATAAGCTTAACCACTCTAGTATCTATTAATTGCATTTATATAGAATATCCTAAATGATTGTTTAGGATGAAGTTTCTACTAATCCCATTAATTTTCATTCCATGAGACAAATGATTAGAAAGTGTTTTTTGTAAGTGGGAGCAATttggaactttaagagcttaagAACCATAAATTAAATGCATCACAGTTTGGAACTAGCAAGTATTCAATTGTTGTTGAATCTGCCCAATGGTTGATCAGAAACTAATAAATCACATAGATAAGCATTTATGTATAAttatcaagtatgggcttgattaatcttcATCCATATAGTTTGACTATAAAGACTAAGTGAGTTTTCTCAAAagaaaacatacatgaatgaaaatcttctcagatttaagctaacatctcaaagtaagaatTGTCTTTCTTATAAGTAAATTACATGGTGTGATTTAATTATGAATCTAGATGACTCTTCTGTTTTCTACAAAGCTAATAGGGGCGCAATAACATTCCTAATGTTATATGTAGTCGACATATCGATTCATGGAATAAAGATCTATATAGATGGATCATGGCAACTTAAAAGGATTAAGTAAAATTTCATTAATTGTCAATGATcttaaataagcttaagctcaaGGGCTCTGAGAGAGTCATCTTGTCAAAAACCACATGACATAATTTTGAGCAAAATCCTAGTGAAAATGTTTTTGAATTAGATAACATAATTGTATTCCATATACTGCTGCAATTAGAGAaatcatatatgtcatgattatgcataaagCCAAAATAGTcatatgcttagagcatgttaaATGATACCAGTATAATCCGACAACAAGTCATCGTGTGACTTATAGGAACATTCTAAAGTACTTGCGAGAGCTAGAGAAATATTCCTAATACACAGAGTATTTGAAAGAAACCTATGTTTAAAGTTGTTGCACATGTgataaaattttcaaatagatTAAGATGACTCTTAGTCACAATTAGGCAAGTCCTCATTATGAATGAATAGATAATTACATGGATAGCGGTTTCATGTAGATTTTAATTACAGTTACAAATCAAAGTTAGAGTACCTCGTGGTAAGGAGAACCACGTACAAAGATGCTTAATGTATAGTTCATTATGGCTATGAGTAATCCCATTACACAAGTATTGGTATCTAAGTCATATCCAAGCATCTAATTCATTCTCAATAGTTTTTCTTtatatatgagttatatataaaactaaaaatcatTGTATTCACAAGGTTATACAAATCAAGTTTGTCAAATCTACTTGACAAAGCTCCATCATTAGCTAAAGCATGCAAGCCAAGTTGGTGCTATAGGGCCTTGTTAATATAAgtagatgtatttgattgaaatttagtatttggatattgcaacaataaagcaacatatattgtaatgaatgatatattggatatgagtctttcattaaataattgttgtgttctatattagcatttttaaatccttgaataactaggttattctaaatgTCCATAATTGTTCATAGTTGTAGGAGcatctatgaggtaagactaatatgagtggATTGGTGGATTCTCATGGAGATTAGAATGACAAAGAGCTGCTACCAACTTCATAGATACTTGATTGGGAGAATAAGTATTGGACTTGACCCGCATCAAAACCACTTTATGGATCATAGTCAAGAGTGATGTTTTGATCAAGGTTGTATCCTTTTAATATTACACCTAAGATACGTATATGGGACATGAAGTGTAGTAATTGTTGTGCTTAGACATGGTTTAACGTTGTTTCATGAAAAGCAGTCATAAGGGCCATCTTTAGGTATAACATGAACTGCATTGATGggcgtatgtagtcaagatgatcTTTGTATTCTTAAACATGATATGCATATTTGGGACTTAAAGGGTAGGAATTGTTGTGCTTTGACATGGTTTAACGTTGTTTCATAAAAGGAAGTCAGAAGATCCATCATTAggtatgacatgaactacattgatgggcgtatgtagtcaagatgggatttttcCTTCTTATTCGTTGAGAGCATGACACATAAGGCCTTAGTTAAAGTTGAACAATAAATGAGATTGATCGTGATCCATATTTCATATTCGTCATGATGTCTGAGACAAAAGAATAATAGATACCACACATTTAGTAACAATTGTAGCTTAGATCTCCTGGAATTGGTTGTTGATGAAATGGCACCCTTCATATGTTGTTAGGGGCAGTAGCATGTTGCTAGACGTTAGCTACTGTCTATCTCAGTCTATAA
The genomic region above belongs to Lactuca sativa cultivar Salinas chromosome 4, Lsat_Salinas_v11, whole genome shotgun sequence and contains:
- the LOC111884167 gene encoding proline-rich receptor-like protein kinase PERK8, which encodes MILGNIEPTQPRRPPPSPITTTRHPHPHLLPTETTTHHPPPATTAPTHHPPKPPHNTITTTPPPTKTITHQPQPLTSTTHPPPTIMTTTRHYHQPPPPITTTPNHPPLLITTTHIHHQSPSPGTTTPTHHPLRPPPLTLTTTTTHLDLSPPPTSITHYHHHLRPTTNLHHSPPITTTPLITHQNHHNHHIPLPIPLITHHHHYHTPPSNPLSTITHHQHPPLPTTTTTYQHYKHLPLPPNTIH